In Alteromonas mediterranea DE, a single genomic region encodes these proteins:
- a CDS encoding LysR family transcriptional regulator, whose translation MLKSTLEQWRMFKAVVDAGGFNQAAAEVHKSQSSVHHAVQKLENAIGVTLFENIGRKVKLSPQGELMYRRASFLLSEAHKLEAVADSLQAGTETTLRIAVDIIFPSELLYNVLAKVSSEFPQLRIEIEETVLSGANSLLSSGKVDLGISPFVLPNGFSEDLCEIEFAAVAHVDHPLHQLNRTLTLEDLKAHRQIVVRDSSAERKADIGWLGAEQRWTVSHVRTSLDIIAQGLGFAWLPIAIIKEELESGTLQPLPLDNNAALRKALLYLSFEDGDTLGPAARAFIGELRYQTMHLPSSDFIMDECKN comes from the coding sequence ATGCTTAAATCCACACTAGAACAGTGGCGTATGTTTAAAGCCGTTGTAGATGCAGGCGGCTTTAATCAAGCCGCTGCAGAAGTACATAAAAGTCAATCAAGCGTTCACCACGCAGTACAAAAGCTAGAAAACGCGATTGGGGTTACTTTATTTGAAAATATAGGCCGCAAAGTAAAGCTTTCTCCACAGGGTGAACTTATGTACCGCCGTGCCTCTTTTCTGCTTAGTGAAGCCCATAAGTTGGAAGCGGTGGCTGATAGCCTACAGGCCGGAACAGAAACAACACTACGTATAGCGGTGGACATAATCTTTCCCTCTGAGCTGTTATACAACGTTCTCGCTAAAGTCTCTTCTGAATTTCCCCAGTTGCGCATTGAGATAGAAGAAACCGTATTAAGTGGCGCTAATTCACTGTTAAGTAGTGGAAAAGTAGATTTAGGAATATCCCCTTTCGTGTTGCCCAATGGGTTCAGCGAAGACCTTTGTGAAATTGAGTTTGCCGCTGTTGCTCATGTAGACCACCCGCTACATCAGTTAAACCGAACACTCACCCTTGAAGATTTAAAGGCACATAGGCAAATAGTAGTGCGCGACTCCTCCGCCGAGCGAAAGGCAGATATTGGGTGGCTAGGCGCCGAACAGCGCTGGACAGTAAGCCATGTAAGAACATCACTGGATATCATTGCCCAAGGATTAGGATTTGCATGGTTACCAATTGCTATTATTAAAGAAGAGCTAGAAAGCGGTACTTTGCAACCACTCCCTTTAGACAATAATGCCGCGCTAAGAAAAGCATTACTGTATTTGTCGTTTGAAGATGGTGATACCTTAGGCCCCGCAGCTCGCGCGTTCATCGGAGAGCTCAGGTATCAAACGATGCATCTGCCCTCTTCGGACTTTATTATGGACGAATGCAAAAATTAG
- a CDS encoding exopolysaccharide biosynthesis protein, with the protein MLGKTAERSMTLYELLGKMQPHARRDEFLFADFWTVMEKRGFGPMLALPSFIACTPIGAIPGIPSLAGATILLIALQILLGRRHPWLPERVMELTCDADQLRYIVEKVKPLAVRVDRFLVPRWFFMRQPVVRSFIALNCVACGLVMIPLELIPFMGLIPASAVFIMAIGMATDDGAVALVGVSISLFGFVLGFERLAALIV; encoded by the coding sequence ATGTTAGGAAAAACAGCTGAAAGATCAATGACCTTGTATGAGCTGCTTGGGAAAATGCAACCCCATGCGAGGCGGGACGAGTTTCTTTTTGCTGACTTCTGGACCGTAATGGAAAAGCGCGGGTTTGGGCCAATGCTAGCTTTGCCGTCGTTTATCGCCTGTACACCCATTGGCGCCATTCCAGGCATCCCATCTTTAGCGGGTGCGACGATATTACTCATCGCTTTGCAAATATTACTCGGTCGTCGTCACCCTTGGCTACCGGAAAGGGTAATGGAGTTAACATGTGATGCCGACCAACTTAGATACATCGTTGAAAAGGTCAAACCGCTCGCAGTGCGCGTGGACAGGTTTTTAGTTCCGCGTTGGTTTTTCATGCGCCAGCCAGTTGTTCGCTCATTCATTGCGTTGAATTGCGTAGCATGCGGTCTTGTGATGATTCCTTTAGAGCTCATTCCTTTTATGGGGCTAATCCCTGCTTCTGCTGTGTTTATTATGGCAATAGGAATGGCCACCGATGACGGGGCAGTGGCACTTGTCGGTGTTTCAATTTCGTTATTTGGCTTTGTCTTGGGGTTTGAACGACTCGCTGCCCTAATCGTCTAA
- a CDS encoding sigma-54-dependent transcriptional regulator: MLTVLLVDDDAEFTEVACTIIEFLGHEVLTAGTLKEARDWLEKETFDHVLLDFMLPDGSGAHLFNELDALPKRPRVTLITGHPSVKSVIKGLCGPTVDYLVKPIQREEIEAVLSQKNKQKAPKEEKIEKHFDLLIGESPIMKELYKLISRVSKTSANVMLLGESGVGKEVVAAAIHRASESEGPYIATNCGAFSKELIGSELFGHEKGAFTGAVGRKEGVFEQAEGGTLFLDEITEMPIDMQPNLLRVLENKVVLRVGGTKTIPVNCRVVSATNRTMEEIAQSKVLREDIYFRLAVFPITIPPLRERKEDIPLLAKTFIAEFNKDNGSNFRWEDAQLDTLQAYDWPGNVRELRHFVHRAAIMSDPEKSEIELPKTIESPFAQKQSTTPALQAGRTIEDVEKELIYATLEKVNGNKTTAAEMLGISTKTLYNRLHAYGDLSKDE; the protein is encoded by the coding sequence GTGCTAACCGTACTTTTAGTTGATGACGACGCTGAGTTCACAGAAGTTGCCTGTACCATTATTGAATTCTTGGGTCATGAAGTGCTTACCGCAGGAACATTAAAAGAAGCCCGAGACTGGTTAGAAAAAGAAACCTTCGACCACGTATTACTCGATTTTATGCTACCAGATGGTAGTGGCGCGCATTTATTTAATGAACTAGACGCGCTTCCTAAAAGACCAAGAGTTACCCTTATAACCGGCCACCCTTCTGTCAAAAGCGTTATTAAAGGGCTGTGTGGGCCTACGGTTGACTATCTCGTTAAACCTATACAACGAGAAGAAATTGAGGCGGTTTTAAGTCAGAAAAACAAACAAAAAGCGCCTAAAGAAGAGAAGATAGAAAAACATTTCGATTTGCTTATCGGTGAGTCACCGATAATGAAAGAGCTTTATAAGTTAATTTCTCGTGTAAGTAAAACAAGCGCAAATGTCATGCTGCTCGGTGAAAGTGGCGTGGGTAAAGAGGTGGTCGCCGCCGCCATTCATCGCGCTTCAGAAAGTGAAGGCCCCTACATTGCCACAAACTGTGGTGCCTTTTCTAAAGAACTCATTGGTAGTGAACTGTTCGGTCATGAAAAGGGCGCATTCACTGGCGCTGTGGGTCGAAAAGAAGGGGTATTCGAACAAGCCGAGGGGGGAACACTCTTTCTGGATGAAATTACTGAAATGCCCATAGATATGCAGCCAAACCTGCTTCGCGTTTTAGAAAACAAGGTCGTGCTTCGCGTTGGCGGCACTAAAACTATCCCCGTTAATTGTCGCGTTGTATCTGCAACAAACCGGACAATGGAAGAGATTGCGCAAAGTAAAGTGCTGCGCGAGGATATATATTTTAGGCTTGCCGTTTTTCCTATCACTATCCCCCCACTAAGAGAGCGCAAAGAAGATATTCCTTTGTTAGCTAAAACGTTCATCGCTGAATTTAATAAGGATAATGGCTCTAACTTTAGGTGGGAAGACGCTCAACTTGATACACTTCAAGCCTACGATTGGCCGGGCAATGTTCGTGAATTAAGACACTTTGTGCATCGTGCAGCTATCATGAGTGACCCCGAAAAAAGTGAAATAGAGTTACCAAAAACCATTGAATCGCCTTTCGCTCAAAAGCAAAGTACGACACCGGCACTTCAGGCAGGACGCACCATTGAAGACGTTGAGAAAGAGCTTATTTACGCCACGCTAGAAAAGGTCAACGGCAATAAAACAACGGCTGCTGAAATGCTGGGGATCAGTACTAAGACCCTCTATAACCGCCTTCACGCATATGGTGACTTAAGCAAAGACGAATAA
- a CDS encoding sensor histidine kinase — translation MISKVLSSIYSWIVIVVLVIVVITANSFYVVSTLNDLSALEARLFTTNRVINAINRLHVAVLRVESGQRGYMLTDDEKYLTDYSESLSVIGELMSEVEVSSFSSDIDDQSVRIEELLDLTKAKVNEVIRVVELIKEGNEQQAIESLNSDKGIALYRRFETVFNDIHNSERDMQGTHLANLMSLRRDSVNTLIISSATTLLLIITVFLLLKINSREHEKYQADLESVNEDLESRIVERTQELSVYSDELARSNRELEDFAFVASHDLQEPLRKIRAFGNRLESGYNDVIDERGKDYLARMLNAAERMSMLISDLLAFSRVSTRGREFEEVNLDRVIKSVLGDLEIAIEEKSAQINVCEMPTIRGDKSQLEQLFLNLISNALKFQSEGVVPIVNITVTDATEEDLKDILMHEENEWIKIAISDNGIGFEQSFAEKIFAPFQRLHGRSEYKGTGIGLAVCRRIVERHNGHITAKSTPGEGATFLMIMPKDSDPFSNNNNGDTHNDA, via the coding sequence ATGATTTCTAAAGTATTGTCTTCGATATACAGTTGGATTGTTATCGTTGTGCTTGTTATCGTTGTGATAACGGCAAATTCATTTTATGTGGTAAGCACACTAAATGACCTCTCTGCGCTTGAAGCCAGATTGTTTACTACAAACCGTGTTATTAATGCCATAAACAGGCTACACGTAGCGGTTTTGCGCGTAGAGTCTGGACAACGTGGCTATATGTTAACAGACGATGAAAAATACCTGACGGACTACAGCGAATCATTAAGTGTTATTGGCGAACTGATGAGCGAAGTCGAAGTCAGCTCTTTTTCTTCCGATATCGATGACCAATCCGTTAGGATTGAAGAGCTACTCGACCTTACTAAAGCGAAAGTCAATGAGGTGATTCGAGTTGTTGAACTCATAAAAGAAGGCAATGAACAACAAGCCATAGAATCATTAAATAGTGATAAAGGCATTGCCCTTTATCGGCGTTTTGAAACCGTATTTAATGATATTCACAACTCAGAAAGAGATATGCAGGGAACACACCTTGCCAACTTGATGAGTTTAAGACGTGATTCTGTAAATACGCTGATTATTTCATCAGCGACAACGCTTCTTCTCATAATCACCGTATTTTTATTATTAAAAATTAACTCCCGTGAGCATGAAAAGTATCAAGCTGACCTTGAGTCTGTAAATGAAGATTTGGAGTCGCGGATTGTAGAGCGTACTCAGGAACTCAGCGTTTACTCTGACGAACTTGCCAGAAGTAATAGAGAGCTTGAAGACTTCGCTTTTGTCGCCTCTCACGATCTTCAGGAGCCGCTGCGAAAAATCAGGGCGTTCGGCAATAGGTTAGAATCCGGCTACAACGACGTGATTGACGAGAGGGGCAAAGATTACCTTGCTCGCATGCTTAATGCGGCTGAGCGTATGTCTATGCTTATCTCTGATCTTCTGGCTTTTTCTCGAGTATCAACCCGAGGTAGAGAGTTTGAAGAAGTTAACCTAGATCGGGTTATAAAAAGCGTACTTGGAGATTTAGAGATAGCCATTGAAGAAAAGTCGGCGCAGATAAACGTTTGCGAAATGCCAACAATTCGAGGGGACAAGTCCCAACTCGAACAGCTCTTTTTGAACCTCATCTCTAATGCGCTTAAATTTCAAAGCGAAGGCGTGGTGCCCATCGTCAATATAACCGTTACTGATGCGACGGAAGAAGATTTGAAAGATATATTGATGCATGAGGAAAACGAATGGATAAAAATAGCGATATCTGACAACGGTATTGGTTTCGAACAGTCTTTTGCAGAAAAAATATTTGCTCCTTTTCAGCGTCTGCATGGTAGAAGTGAGTACAAAGGTACCGGCATTGGACTTGCCGTTTGCCGACGCATTGTTGAACGACACAATGGCCACATAACCGCGAAAAGCACCCCCGGGGAAGGGGCAACGTTCTTGATGATTATGCCTAAAGATAGCGATCCTTTTTCAAACAATAATAATGGAGATACACACAATGACGCGTAA
- a CDS encoding response regulator: MTRKQTQPINILMADDDEDDRLLTVDALAESRVLNNLFCVEDGVELLEFLRHEGKYTDPASAPRPSLILLDLNMPRKDGREALQELKNDPKLRSIPVVILTTSKEEEDMLRGYDLGCASYITKPVNFEGLVELMRALGRYWIEFVELPSE; the protein is encoded by the coding sequence ATGACGCGTAAACAAACCCAACCAATCAATATATTAATGGCAGATGATGACGAGGATGACCGTCTACTCACTGTCGATGCGCTTGCAGAAAGCCGAGTATTAAACAATTTGTTTTGCGTTGAAGACGGTGTTGAGCTTTTAGAATTTTTGCGCCATGAGGGCAAATATACAGACCCAGCTTCTGCGCCACGACCAAGCTTAATTCTGCTCGATTTAAACATGCCTAGAAAAGATGGTCGCGAAGCCCTTCAAGAATTAAAGAACGACCCGAAGCTACGCAGCATTCCTGTTGTTATTTTGACAACGTCGAAAGAAGAAGAGGATATGCTTCGCGGGTATGACCTAGGGTGTGCTTCTTACATTACCAAACCCGTAAACTTCGAAGGTTTGGTGGAATTAATGCGGGCCCTCGGACGCTATTGGATTGAGTTCGTTGAGTTACCAAGCGAATAA